The following proteins come from a genomic window of Bacteroidales bacterium:
- a CDS encoding GIY-YIG nuclease family protein, translating to MEYCVYILYSEKFNKIYIGCTSNLIERFKSHNELGSKGWTIKFRPWKVIYCEFTSQKLIALTREKQLKGGKGREWIKSKMEMEYTRVGFISNSD from the coding sequence ATGGAATATTGTGTCTACATTCTCTATTCTGAGAAATTCAACAAAATTTACATTGGCTGCACCTCAAACCTGATCGAGAGATTCAAATCTCATAATGAGTTAGGAAGTAAAGGCTGGACAATAAAATTTCGGCCATGGAAGGTTATTTATTGTGAATTTACCAGCCAAAAGCTAATTGCTTTAACAAGAGAAAAGCAATTGAAAGGTGGAAAGGGTCGTGAATGGATAAAATCAAAAATGGAGATGGAATATACTAGAGTTGGATTCATATCCAACTCAGACTGA
- a CDS encoding GIY-YIG nuclease family protein → MEFCFYILYSEKFNKIYIGCTSNLIERFKSHNELGSKGWTIRFRIRKIIYCGYTDQKLMDWVFKQWVKLLICLSKTKWLI, encoded by the coding sequence ATAGAATTTTGTTTCTACATTCTCTATTCTGAGAAATTCAACAAAATTTACATTGGCTGCACTTCAAACCTGATCGAGAGATTCAAATCTCATAATGAGTTAGGAAGTAAGGGTTGGACCATTAGATTCCGCATTAGGAAGATCATTTATTGCGGATATACCGACCAAAAGCTTATGGATTGGGTGTTTAAGCAATGGGTAAAACTTCTAATCTGTCTCTCTAAAACTAAGTGGCTTATTTAA